One region of Pyramidobacter sp. YE332 genomic DNA includes:
- the purD gene encoding phosphoribosylamine--glycine ligase, whose protein sequence is MDSRLNVVVIGSGGREHALVSACARSPRCGRLYAVPGNPGIAQEAECHALNVTDGAALAAFCLDHQIDLAIVGPEGPLAAGVADALRARGVAVFGPSGAGAQLEASKEFSKKFMARHRIPTADFYVCRTMEEAETALSNFSSPYIVKASGLAAGKGVFVEPTLEGAREAARRMLVGKKLGAAGETLVIEEALPGRELSLMVVTDGTTYRLLSTSQDHKRLLDGDRGPNTGGMGAYAPAPWVTEELMDRVRREIIEPSVAALGKEKLDYRGVLYVGLMIAPDGTPKVLEYNVRLGDPETEVLLPLFEGDWVDLCWHVARGELASFPWRTEKKNALCVILASAGYPAAASAAAEIHGLDAAGAVAGVTVFHAGTSAQDGKIMAAGGRVLCVTATGDTLQQARGRAYEAVGKIRFQGMQYRNDIGHQVFEKNSV, encoded by the coding sequence ATGGACAGCAGACTGAACGTCGTCGTCATCGGCAGCGGCGGGCGCGAACACGCGCTCGTGTCCGCCTGCGCCCGCTCGCCTCGCTGCGGCAGACTCTACGCCGTCCCCGGCAATCCCGGCATCGCCCAGGAGGCGGAGTGCCATGCGCTGAACGTCACGGACGGCGCCGCTTTGGCCGCCTTCTGTCTGGATCATCAGATCGACCTGGCCATCGTCGGTCCCGAAGGGCCGCTTGCCGCCGGCGTCGCCGACGCGCTGCGCGCCCGCGGCGTGGCCGTGTTCGGCCCGTCCGGCGCGGGCGCGCAGCTCGAAGCGAGCAAAGAGTTCTCCAAAAAATTCATGGCGCGCCATCGTATTCCCACCGCGGACTTTTACGTGTGCCGCACGATGGAGGAAGCGGAAACCGCGCTTTCCAACTTTTCCAGTCCCTATATCGTCAAAGCTTCCGGTCTGGCCGCCGGCAAGGGCGTTTTCGTCGAACCCACGCTCGAGGGCGCGCGCGAGGCGGCGCGTCGGATGCTCGTCGGCAAAAAGCTCGGCGCCGCCGGCGAGACGCTGGTCATCGAAGAAGCGCTGCCAGGACGCGAGCTGTCGTTGATGGTCGTCACCGACGGCACGACGTACCGGCTCCTCAGCACCAGCCAGGACCACAAGCGCCTTCTCGACGGCGACCGCGGCCCCAACACCGGCGGCATGGGCGCCTACGCCCCCGCGCCGTGGGTCACGGAAGAGCTGATGGACCGCGTCCGCCGCGAGATCATCGAACCGTCCGTCGCCGCGCTCGGGAAAGAAAAGCTCGACTATCGCGGCGTTCTGTACGTCGGCCTGATGATCGCCCCGGACGGCACGCCCAAAGTGCTGGAGTACAACGTGCGCCTCGGCGATCCCGAAACGGAAGTGCTCCTGCCCCTGTTCGAGGGAGATTGGGTCGATCTGTGCTGGCATGTCGCCCGGGGCGAGCTGGCGTCCTTCCCGTGGCGCACGGAAAAGAAAAACGCCCTCTGCGTGATCCTCGCCTCCGCCGGTTACCCCGCCGCCGCATCCGCTGCGGCGGAAATCCACGGCCTTGACGCCGCCGGCGCCGTCGCGGGCGTGACCGTGTTCCATGCGGGAACGTCCGCCCAGGACGGCAAAATCATGGCGGCCGGCGGCCGCGTGCTCTGCGTCACGGCGACCGGCGATACGCTGCAGCAGGCCCGGGGACGCGCCTACGAGGCCGTCGGCAAAATCCGTTTCCAAGGCATGCAGTATCGAAACGACATCGGCCATCAGGTTTTCGAGAAAAATTCCGTTTAA
- the purM gene encoding phosphoribosylformylglycinamidine cyclo-ligase yields MGNLTYEKAGVDIKGGDHWVETIKGIMKRRKSDPRVVGGIGGFSGLMRLDGDRLIAGCCDGVGTKVEIARASGIYDGLGQDLVAMNVNDLVTGGAVPLFFLDYIACGALNEKMMSAVVTSVVEACEYCGCVLLGGETAEMPGVYGRESFDLAGFAVGTLRESEIIDGSKVKEGDVIIGLHSSGIHSNGYTLVRSALAEEIAHGLDKEGPVAGETLGQTLMKPTRLYVPQAIAATKTGKVRAMAHITGSGLEDNINRVVPSPCVCKLSYDWPRPAVFDLIASKGVSEEEMRRVFNLGIGYVFIVSPEDEAEVAAVLESLGEKPRRVGRVVRA; encoded by the coding sequence ATGGGCAATCTGACGTACGAAAAGGCCGGCGTCGACATCAAGGGCGGCGACCATTGGGTTGAAACGATCAAGGGCATTATGAAACGCCGCAAATCCGACCCGCGGGTGGTCGGCGGCATCGGCGGATTCAGCGGGCTGATGCGCCTCGACGGGGACCGGCTGATCGCCGGCTGCTGCGACGGCGTGGGGACAAAAGTCGAGATCGCCCGCGCCTCGGGGATCTACGACGGCCTCGGACAGGACCTCGTGGCCATGAACGTCAACGATCTAGTCACCGGCGGCGCCGTGCCGCTCTTCTTTCTCGATTACATCGCCTGCGGCGCGCTGAACGAAAAGATGATGTCCGCCGTGGTCACGTCGGTCGTCGAGGCCTGCGAATATTGCGGCTGCGTGCTGCTCGGCGGCGAGACGGCGGAGATGCCCGGCGTTTACGGCAGGGAAAGTTTCGATCTGGCCGGCTTCGCCGTCGGCACGCTCAGAGAATCGGAGATCATCGACGGCTCCAAGGTCAAAGAGGGGGACGTCATCATCGGCCTGCACAGTTCCGGCATCCACAGCAACGGCTACACGCTGGTCCGTTCGGCGCTGGCGGAGGAGATCGCCCACGGTCTGGACAAAGAAGGCCCCGTCGCGGGCGAAACGCTGGGACAGACGCTGATGAAGCCGACGCGCCTCTATGTTCCCCAGGCCATCGCGGCGACGAAGACGGGCAAGGTCAGGGCCATGGCGCACATCACCGGCAGCGGTCTCGAAGACAACATCAACCGCGTCGTTCCCTCTCCCTGCGTCTGCAAGCTGAGCTACGACTGGCCGCGCCCGGCCGTTTTCGATCTGATCGCCTCCAAGGGCGTTTCCGAAGAGGAGATGCGCCGTGTCTTCAACCTCGGCATCGGCTACGTCTTCATCGTCTCGCCCGAAGACGAGGCCGAGGTCGCCGCGGTCCTCGAATCGCTCGGCGAAAAACCGCGCCGCGTCGGGCGCGTCGTCAGAGCATGA
- the purL gene encoding phosphoribosylformylglycinamidine synthase subunit PurL has translation MNYKEAGLRESEYLSLKKTLGREPNELELRIMGVMWSEHCSYKSTRPLLKKLPKEGQYVVLGPGENAGIIDGGAGIGIAFKVESHNHPSAVAPYQGAATGVGGIIRDIIALGARPVASLDGLFFGSEQSPVHDGVVKGVGGYGNCIGVPTIGGKTCYDPTYEGNPLVNAMNIGTVRLDKIVSSQTARPGQAVVILGSKTGRDGIAGAAFASAELKDNTKESRPSIQIGDPFVEKLLTEACLEMRDAGLFVSMQDMGAAGILSSSSEVAAKSGVGMTIDFDKVPLRAEGMEPWEIALSESQERMLLIVEDAKMPEIYAIAEKWGLDATEIGRTEEGDHYRIYWKGALAADIPATTIGSDCPTIDWPQQRPDLEARWNEDLKFDAPCPGQALVDLLGDSNLHCKEDIYVQYDSMVQTNTVVGPGSPVSVFRVADSGRLCAVSMEADPWGCELDPERATANLVARSCRALAVAGAVPGGLTNCLNFPSPENPQHFWVLSHSVEGMASACRELDCPVVSGNVSLYNETSATAILPTPLLGVVGIVEAPAVMKCGQWREGDVLFLAGWNEGTLAASVYQRHYARDFAGRPVPFVPERERAFNAAALATAKAQAADSARPIIGGGLLVVVAKEAIESGVGVDLKEKDYSAADLFGEGATAAIYAVPTAKVEEFRRCWKDVPLEEIGVVGGPCLAVGGKCLRSVEELNKAFRNL, from the coding sequence ATGAATTACAAAGAAGCAGGACTCCGCGAGTCCGAATATCTTTCTTTAAAGAAAACGCTGGGGCGCGAGCCCAACGAACTCGAACTGCGCATCATGGGCGTGATGTGGTCGGAGCACTGCAGCTACAAATCCACGCGCCCGCTGCTCAAGAAACTGCCCAAGGAAGGGCAGTACGTCGTCCTCGGTCCGGGGGAAAACGCCGGCATCATCGACGGCGGCGCAGGAATCGGCATCGCCTTCAAGGTCGAGAGCCACAACCATCCCTCGGCGGTCGCACCCTATCAGGGCGCGGCAACCGGCGTGGGCGGCATCATCCGCGACATCATCGCTCTGGGCGCTCGGCCGGTCGCCTCGCTTGACGGATTGTTCTTCGGCTCCGAGCAGTCGCCGGTCCACGACGGCGTCGTCAAGGGCGTCGGCGGCTACGGCAACTGCATCGGCGTGCCCACCATCGGCGGCAAGACCTGTTACGATCCCACCTACGAGGGCAATCCGCTCGTCAACGCCATGAACATCGGCACGGTCCGTCTCGACAAGATCGTCAGCTCACAGACGGCCAGACCCGGCCAGGCGGTCGTCATCCTCGGCTCCAAAACGGGACGCGACGGCATCGCCGGCGCGGCGTTCGCCTCCGCGGAACTGAAGGACAACACCAAGGAAAGCCGTCCGTCGATTCAGATCGGCGATCCGTTCGTCGAAAAGCTGCTCACCGAAGCGTGCCTGGAGATGCGCGACGCCGGATTGTTCGTGTCGATGCAGGACATGGGCGCGGCCGGGATCCTTTCTTCCTCGTCGGAAGTGGCCGCCAAGAGCGGCGTCGGCATGACGATCGACTTCGACAAGGTGCCGCTGCGGGCGGAAGGCATGGAGCCGTGGGAAATCGCCCTGTCGGAGTCCCAGGAGCGCATGCTGCTGATCGTCGAAGACGCGAAGATGCCCGAAATTTACGCGATCGCCGAGAAGTGGGGGCTCGACGCCACGGAGATCGGCCGCACCGAAGAGGGCGACCATTACCGCATTTACTGGAAGGGCGCGCTGGCCGCCGACATTCCCGCGACGACGATCGGCAGCGACTGCCCCACCATCGACTGGCCGCAGCAGCGCCCCGATCTCGAAGCCCGTTGGAACGAGGATCTGAAATTCGACGCGCCCTGCCCGGGACAGGCCCTTGTCGATCTGTTGGGAGATTCCAATCTGCACTGCAAGGAAGACATTTACGTCCAGTACGACTCGATGGTGCAGACGAACACCGTCGTCGGCCCGGGATCGCCGGTCAGCGTCTTCCGCGTCGCCGACTCGGGACGGCTGTGCGCCGTCAGCATGGAAGCCGATCCCTGGGGCTGCGAGCTCGATCCGGAGCGGGCGACCGCCAATCTGGTGGCCCGTTCCTGCCGCGCGCTGGCCGTCGCCGGCGCCGTTCCCGGCGGTTTGACCAACTGCCTCAACTTCCCGTCGCCGGAAAACCCGCAGCATTTCTGGGTGCTCTCGCACAGCGTCGAGGGCATGGCTTCCGCCTGCCGCGAGCTCGACTGTCCCGTCGTCTCCGGCAACGTCAGCCTCTATAACGAAACGTCCGCCACGGCGATCCTGCCGACGCCGCTGCTCGGCGTGGTCGGCATCGTCGAAGCGCCGGCGGTGATGAAATGCGGCCAGTGGAGGGAAGGCGACGTGCTCTTCCTGGCCGGCTGGAACGAAGGCACTTTGGCGGCGAGCGTCTATCAACGCCATTACGCGCGCGACTTCGCCGGCCGTCCCGTTCCCTTCGTGCCCGAGCGCGAGCGGGCCTTCAACGCCGCGGCGCTGGCCACGGCGAAAGCCCAGGCGGCAGACAGCGCCCGCCCGATCATCGGCGGCGGACTGCTCGTCGTCGTCGCCAAAGAGGCGATCGAGAGCGGCGTCGGCGTTGATCTGAAAGAGAAGGATTACAGCGCCGCCGATCTTTTCGGAGAAGGAGCGACCGCGGCGATCTACGCCGTGCCGACCGCGAAGGTCGAAGAATTCCGCCGCTGCTGGAAGGACGTGCCTCTCGAGGAGATCGGCGTTGTCGGCGGTCCATGCCTCGCCGTCGGCGGGAAATGCCTTCGCAGCGTCGAGGAGCTGAACAAGGCGTTCAGAAATCTTTAA
- the purQ gene encoding phosphoribosylformylglycinamidine synthase subunit PurQ: MKTAVVVFPGSNCDQDAVKAAASVAGATAVTVWHKETSLPDRTDLVILPGGFSYGDYLRCGAMAANSAIMNAVKGHAAKGGLVLGICNGFQVLTESRLLPGALLANDCMHFVCKPITVRVERDDLPFTLRYKKNEVLTIPIAHNEGRYYIDAEGLKRLEGEGRVAFRYCDARGNITPESNPNGALNNIAGIVNDRGNVLGLMPHPERYSDPLLGGNDGAGFWTSVKSWLEGGLRR; encoded by the coding sequence ATGAAGACTGCCGTTGTCGTTTTCCCCGGCAGCAACTGCGACCAGGACGCCGTAAAAGCGGCGGCCTCGGTCGCCGGCGCGACGGCCGTCACGGTCTGGCACAAGGAGACGTCTCTGCCGGACCGCACCGACCTGGTCATCCTCCCCGGAGGCTTCTCGTACGGCGACTATCTGCGCTGCGGCGCCATGGCCGCGAACTCGGCGATCATGAATGCGGTCAAGGGACACGCCGCCAAAGGCGGGCTTGTTCTCGGCATCTGCAACGGCTTTCAGGTGCTGACGGAAAGCCGTCTGCTCCCCGGCGCGCTTTTGGCCAACGACTGCATGCATTTCGTCTGCAAGCCCATAACTGTCCGCGTCGAGCGCGACGATCTGCCCTTCACGCTTCGATACAAGAAAAACGAGGTCCTCACGATCCCGATCGCCCACAACGAGGGACGCTATTACATCGACGCCGAAGGCCTGAAACGCCTGGAAGGCGAAGGACGGGTCGCCTTCCGCTACTGCGACGCGCGGGGCAATATCACCCCGGAAAGCAATCCCAACGGCGCGCTGAACAACATCGCCGGCATCGTCAACGATCGCGGCAACGTGCTGGGGCTGATGCCGCATCCCGAACGCTACAGCGATCCGCTGCTGGGCGGAAACGACGGCGCCGGATTCTGGACTTCCGTAAAAAGCTGGCTTGAAGGAGGCCTTCGCCGATGA
- the hemW gene encoding radical SAM family heme chaperone HemW produces the protein MADKRRLSLYVHVPFCRSKCPYCAFYSFAPRSGQMERWLACVAAELGTIRRGVSEGERFSTVYVGGGTPSYLPSSLWRGLLGALGTMPRELACEFTVEANPESVDEEKLALWKDFGVTRVSVGVQSLDDRELKMLARPHDSAQALRILELCMKKGFRVSADLIFGLPRQTLRRWHENMSKLVAEGVTHLSVYQLMIEDGSFWGRRRPSALPDGYPMYRWAQYYLPRQGLKQYEIASFAVPGFESRHNQAYWKRSDVYAAGPAAWGFLDGVRFANCRSLELWAERIEDGQSPVEFREELSGAEEASEAAVLALRTSEGIHFEEFAARYGKRWLDAITERLHSLPEPDFLWGEGRVALSPQGMRVGNSIWAELMDLER, from the coding sequence ATGGCAGATAAACGCCGCCTTTCGCTTTACGTCCACGTGCCTTTCTGCCGTTCCAAGTGCCCGTACTGCGCGTTTTACAGCTTTGCGCCGCGAAGCGGGCAGATGGAACGGTGGCTGGCGTGCGTCGCCGCGGAACTGGGAACGATACGTCGCGGGGTGTCGGAAGGAGAACGTTTTTCAACGGTCTACGTCGGCGGCGGCACGCCGTCGTATCTGCCGTCGTCTCTTTGGCGCGGACTGCTCGGCGCGCTGGGCACGATGCCGCGGGAGCTCGCCTGCGAGTTCACGGTCGAAGCCAATCCCGAGAGCGTCGACGAGGAAAAACTGGCGCTCTGGAAAGATTTTGGCGTCACTCGCGTCAGCGTGGGCGTGCAGTCCCTCGACGATCGGGAACTGAAGATGCTGGCCCGACCGCACGACAGCGCGCAGGCGCTGAGGATTCTCGAACTCTGCATGAAAAAAGGTTTTCGCGTCAGCGCCGATCTGATCTTCGGCCTGCCGCGCCAGACGCTGAGGCGCTGGCACGAAAACATGTCGAAACTCGTCGCCGAAGGCGTGACGCACCTGTCCGTCTACCAGCTCATGATCGAAGACGGCAGTTTCTGGGGGCGCCGTCGGCCGTCGGCGCTTCCCGACGGTTATCCGATGTACCGTTGGGCGCAGTATTATCTGCCGCGCCAAGGATTGAAACAATACGAGATCGCCAGTTTTGCGGTCCCGGGATTTGAAAGCCGGCACAATCAAGCCTATTGGAAGCGCAGCGACGTATATGCCGCCGGGCCCGCCGCCTGGGGCTTCCTGGACGGCGTCCGCTTCGCCAACTGCCGCAGCTTGGAGCTCTGGGCGGAGCGGATCGAGGACGGCCAAAGCCCCGTGGAATTTCGCGAGGAACTGTCCGGCGCCGAAGAGGCCTCGGAGGCGGCGGTACTGGCGCTGCGCACGAGCGAAGGCATCCATTTCGAGGAGTTTGCCGCGCGCTATGGCAAAAGGTGGCTCGACGCGATAACGGAGCGCCTGCATTCCTTGCCGGAGCCGGATTTTTTATGGGGCGAAGGCCGAGTGGCTCTTTCGCCGCAGGGAATGCGCGTCGGCAATTCGATCTGGGCGGAACTGATGGATTTGGAACGGTAA
- the lepA gene encoding translation elongation factor 4: MTADPRKIRNFSIIAHIDHGKSTIADRLLESTGTIAKRNMKEQILDNMAIERERGITIKSVPVRMEYRAADGQAYVLNLIDTPGHVDFGYEVSRSLAACEGALLVVDSTQGVQAQTLANAYKAVDHDLTVLPVLNKIDLPSARPEEIRREIEDVIGIDASEAVCCSAKEGTGIRDILEQVVARVPAPRGSEGAPLQALIFDAVYDNYRGIVCYVRIMNGAMRPGDTVKMMATGASYAVEEVGVFSPGWTPVDALGVGEVGYFTASIKTLDEARVGDTVTSVARPAEKALPGYQAVKSVVYCGFYPVERDDFPQLRDALEKLKLNDASLTYDPETSTALGFGFRCGFLGLLHMDISRERLEREFDVRLVATAPNVVYRVVKKDGEVVEAHRPSDFPPEGEIQEVLEPMIRLTVYTPKDYVGKVMQLCQDKRGVYINLDYITPERARLVYDLPLAEFIVEFYDKLQSLTRGYASLDYEHIGFRASNLVKVDMLINQEPIDAFSFICHVDDAYHRGHASAMKLKTLIPNQLFEVPIQASIGKKVIVRTNVRALRKDVLAKCYGGDISRKNKLLEKQKKGKERLKQIGKVSIPPEAFLSFLDVNDEEDGR, from the coding sequence GTGACAGCCGATCCTCGAAAAATACGCAACTTTTCAATTATCGCTCATATCGACCACGGCAAGTCTACGATTGCCGACCGGCTGCTGGAATCGACGGGAACGATCGCCAAAAGAAACATGAAGGAGCAGATCCTCGACAACATGGCGATCGAACGGGAGCGGGGCATCACCATCAAATCCGTCCCCGTGCGCATGGAGTATCGTGCCGCCGACGGGCAGGCGTACGTGCTGAACCTGATCGACACGCCGGGGCACGTCGATTTCGGCTACGAAGTGTCGCGCTCTCTGGCGGCCTGCGAGGGCGCGCTGCTCGTCGTGGATTCCACGCAGGGGGTGCAGGCGCAGACGCTGGCGAACGCTTACAAGGCGGTCGATCACGATCTGACGGTGCTCCCGGTTCTGAACAAAATCGATCTGCCCTCGGCGCGCCCGGAGGAAATCCGCCGCGAGATCGAGGACGTGATCGGCATCGACGCTTCGGAGGCCGTGTGCTGCAGCGCCAAGGAAGGCACCGGCATCCGGGACATTTTGGAGCAGGTCGTCGCTCGCGTTCCCGCGCCGCGGGGGAGCGAGGGCGCCCCGCTGCAGGCGCTGATCTTCGACGCCGTTTACGACAACTACCGGGGCATCGTCTGCTACGTCCGCATCATGAACGGCGCCATGCGCCCCGGCGACACGGTGAAGATGATGGCGACGGGGGCTTCCTATGCGGTCGAAGAGGTGGGCGTCTTTTCACCGGGCTGGACGCCGGTCGACGCGCTCGGGGTGGGGGAAGTCGGATACTTTACGGCGAGCATCAAGACGCTTGACGAAGCGCGCGTCGGCGATACCGTGACGAGCGTCGCCCGGCCGGCGGAAAAGGCGCTGCCCGGTTACCAGGCGGTGAAATCGGTGGTCTATTGCGGCTTTTATCCGGTCGAGCGCGACGACTTCCCGCAGCTGCGCGACGCTTTGGAGAAACTGAAGCTGAACGACGCCTCGCTGACTTACGATCCCGAGACTTCGACGGCTCTCGGCTTCGGATTCCGCTGCGGCTTTTTGGGGCTGCTGCATATGGACATCTCGCGCGAGCGGCTCGAACGCGAGTTCGACGTCCGTCTCGTCGCCACGGCGCCCAACGTGGTGTACCGCGTCGTCAAAAAAGACGGCGAAGTCGTCGAAGCGCACCGTCCCAGCGATTTTCCTCCGGAAGGAGAGATCCAGGAAGTCCTGGAGCCGATGATCCGCCTGACGGTCTACACGCCCAAGGACTACGTGGGCAAGGTCATGCAGCTCTGCCAGGACAAACGCGGCGTCTATATCAACCTCGACTACATCACGCCCGAGCGGGCGCGGCTGGTCTATGATCTGCCGCTGGCCGAGTTCATCGTGGAATTCTACGACAAGCTGCAGTCGCTGACGCGCGGCTATGCGTCTCTCGATTACGAGCACATCGGCTTCCGGGCCTCGAATCTGGTCAAGGTGGACATGCTCATCAATCAGGAGCCGATCGACGCGTTCTCGTTCATCTGCCACGTCGACGACGCCTATCACCGCGGCCACGCTTCGGCCATGAAGCTGAAAACGCTGATCCCCAACCAGCTGTTCGAGGTGCCGATCCAGGCTTCGATCGGCAAAAAGGTGATCGTGCGCACCAACGTGCGCGCGCTGCGCAAGGATGTGCTCGCCAAGTGCTACGGCGGCGACATCTCGCGCAAGAACAAGCTGCTCGAAAAGCAGAAGAAGGGCAAGGAACGCCTGAAGCAGATCGGCAAAGTTTCCATCCCGCCGGAAGCGTTCCTTTCGTTCCTCGACGTGAACGATGAAGAGGATGGCAGATAA
- the purH gene encoding bifunctional phosphoribosylaminoimidazolecarboxamide formyltransferase/IMP cyclohydrolase: protein MKRRALISVADKSGALELGQTLAELGWEILSSSGTAKMFRDAGVPVVEVSDLTKFPHILGGRVKTLHPLVFGGILARRDLPADVKDMKDHDIAGIDMVAVNLYPFEKTARSGAALDALIENIDIGGVALIRAAAKNYRYVTVMTDPADYAPVLEELKAEGDVTPATRRRLALRAFDATARYDATIGDGLRRELGEKSGEDSVTLPLVRTQELRYGENPHQRAGVYLPPLADSPVTQLAGKELSYNNLLDLDAAMRATAMLQSDVGAVVIKHTTPCGMAVGKSVAEAYDRAFACDSLSAFGGVVGVTRHIDLETAAAISKHFTEVLLCPSIDDAALKLLTEKRKNLRVMTWKGGRAFDKQMVSTWCGMLMQDDELAPLPDQSKGQWVGAPRPDLWDDLVLAWKVAAVSKSNAVAMVKDGEAVGIGMGFCSRVFAVDFAARQAGEKAKGAVMASDAFFPFPDGVEKAAAAGIAAIIQPGGSVRDEEVAARAQELGVSMFISGHRTFRH from the coding sequence ATGAAACGCAGAGCGCTTATTTCGGTGGCCGACAAATCGGGGGCGCTTGAGCTCGGGCAAACTCTCGCGGAGCTGGGCTGGGAGATTTTGTCGAGCTCCGGCACGGCGAAGATGTTCCGCGACGCGGGCGTCCCCGTCGTCGAAGTTTCCGATCTGACAAAGTTCCCCCACATCCTCGGCGGACGGGTGAAGACGCTTCATCCTCTCGTTTTCGGCGGCATCCTGGCCCGCCGCGATCTGCCCGCCGACGTCAAGGACATGAAAGATCATGACATCGCCGGCATCGACATGGTGGCGGTCAATCTCTATCCGTTCGAAAAGACGGCCCGCTCCGGCGCCGCCCTCGACGCGCTGATCGAAAACATCGACATCGGCGGCGTGGCTCTGATCCGCGCGGCCGCCAAGAACTACCGCTACGTGACGGTCATGACCGATCCGGCCGACTACGCTCCCGTTCTCGAAGAGCTCAAGGCCGAAGGTGACGTGACGCCCGCGACGCGCCGCCGCCTGGCGCTGCGCGCTTTCGACGCCACCGCCCGCTACGACGCGACCATCGGCGACGGACTGCGCCGCGAGCTGGGCGAAAAATCCGGCGAGGATTCCGTGACGCTGCCGCTCGTGCGCACGCAGGAACTGCGCTACGGCGAAAATCCCCATCAGCGGGCCGGCGTCTATCTTCCGCCGCTGGCCGACTCGCCCGTGACGCAGCTGGCCGGCAAGGAACTCTCCTACAACAATCTGCTCGACCTCGACGCGGCCATGCGCGCCACCGCCATGCTGCAAAGCGACGTCGGCGCCGTCGTCATCAAGCACACCACGCCCTGCGGCATGGCGGTCGGGAAATCGGTCGCCGAAGCCTACGACCGCGCCTTCGCCTGCGATTCGCTGTCGGCGTTCGGCGGCGTCGTCGGCGTCACCCGCCACATCGATCTCGAAACGGCCGCAGCCATTTCCAAACATTTCACCGAGGTGCTGCTGTGCCCCTCCATCGACGACGCGGCGCTGAAGCTCCTGACCGAAAAGCGCAAAAATCTGCGCGTCATGACGTGGAAGGGCGGACGCGCCTTCGACAAGCAGATGGTTTCGACCTGGTGCGGGATGCTGATGCAGGACGACGAACTGGCGCCTCTGCCCGATCAAAGCAAGGGACAGTGGGTCGGCGCGCCCCGCCCCGATCTCTGGGACGATCTCGTGCTGGCCTGGAAAGTCGCGGCCGTGTCGAAGAGCAACGCCGTCGCCATGGTCAAAGACGGCGAGGCCGTCGGCATCGGCATGGGCTTTTGCAGCCGCGTCTTCGCCGTCGATTTCGCGGCGCGCCAGGCCGGCGAAAAGGCCAAAGGCGCGGTGATGGCTTCCGACGCCTTCTTCCCGTTCCCCGACGGCGTCGAAAAAGCGGCCGCCGCCGGGATCGCCGCCATCATCCAGCCGGGCGGCTCGGTGCGCGACGAAGAAGTCGCCGCGCGCGCCCAGGAACTCGGCGTGTCCATGTTCATCAGCGGGCACCGAACCTTCCGCCATTAA
- the purS gene encoding phosphoribosylformylglycinamidine synthase subunit PurS, whose translation MTYGIRLLVFLKEGVLDTQGKTVAASLKGMGYGCLKNLRVGKYIHLDVDAASEAEAVAQVEKMCDDLLVNDIIEEFTIEPEAARA comes from the coding sequence ATGACTTACGGAATCCGTCTGCTTGTTTTTCTCAAGGAAGGCGTGCTCGACACTCAGGGCAAAACGGTCGCGGCGTCTCTCAAGGGCATGGGATACGGCTGCCTGAAAAATCTGCGCGTCGGCAAGTACATCCATCTCGACGTCGACGCCGCCTCCGAGGCCGAAGCCGTCGCGCAGGTTGAGAAGATGTGCGACGATCTGCTTGTCAACGATATTATCGAAGAGTTCACGATCGAACCAGAGGCGGCCCGCGCATGA
- the purN gene encoding phosphoribosylglycinamide formyltransferase gives MTCKIGILISGRGTNMEAIVAHVAAEKADVQVLFVASDNASAAGLRLARQRGIPTAVLPYEDGRAAGEAAVEKLWQERGIDLLVLAGFMRLLTGKFVGRHEGRILNIHPALLPKFPGAHGIEDFWKSGEPVSGVTVHLVDDKMDHGPILAQREVARESGDTIETFEAKIHAVEHQLYWQALKDYIKRIS, from the coding sequence ATGACCTGCAAGATCGGCATTCTCATCTCCGGCCGCGGCACGAACATGGAGGCCATCGTCGCTCACGTCGCCGCGGAAAAAGCCGACGTGCAGGTGCTTTTCGTGGCCAGCGACAACGCTTCCGCGGCGGGGCTGCGCCTCGCCCGGCAGCGCGGCATTCCCACGGCCGTGCTGCCCTATGAAGACGGACGCGCCGCCGGCGAGGCGGCCGTCGAAAAGCTCTGGCAGGAGCGCGGGATCGACCTGCTCGTCCTGGCCGGCTTCATGCGCCTGCTGACGGGCAAGTTCGTCGGCCGCCACGAAGGACGGATCCTCAACATCCATCCGGCGCTGCTGCCGAAGTTTCCCGGTGCGCACGGCATCGAGGACTTTTGGAAAAGCGGCGAACCGGTCAGCGGCGTCACGGTCCACCTCGTCGACGACAAGATGGATCACGGCCCGATCCTGGCGCAGCGCGAAGTGGCCCGCGAAAGCGGAGACACGATCGAGACGTTCGAGGCCAAAATCCACGCCGTGGAGCATCAGCTCTACTGGCAGGCGTTGAAAGACTACATCAAGCGGATTTCATAG